In Deferribacteraceae bacterium V6Fe1, one genomic interval encodes:
- a CDS encoding efflux RND transporter periplasmic adaptor subunit, with product MYKLIFSLLSALMLFGCTNSGSPGLKISGRIEADEINLAFKMPGKIKGIYIEEGDNVKSGELIAELYCEDITSKINQAKIDEKSSLSNINVKKSNIDILKNKLQQLIIKKNITEKNLNSNILISENNLEKAKANLEKIESDYKRYEKLFKEKAISEQKYEEIKTAYNLSVKDQQNAENALKVAIENKKEVDIISEEIKSLESSLKIAELDLKIAENNSQKIKEFINELNTYLNDSKIYAHSNLLILKKLSQPSEVIAAGQPIITAYEPSKIYFRGYLPEPYLEKVKIGMEGTLTIDSFENKAFKGKIVYISDKSEFTPKEVQTQGERVKQVFLIKVFVNDTENILKPGMPADFLLNIQ from the coding sequence ATGTATAAACTTATTTTTTCTTTATTATCCGCACTCATGCTTTTTGGCTGCACTAACAGTGGCTCTCCAGGGTTAAAAATAAGCGGGCGCATTGAAGCCGATGAAATAAACCTTGCATTTAAAATGCCCGGGAAAATAAAGGGTATATATATTGAAGAGGGTGACAATGTAAAAAGCGGGGAGCTTATTGCCGAGCTTTACTGTGAAGATATAACGTCTAAAATTAATCAGGCAAAAATAGATGAAAAATCAAGCCTAAGTAATATAAACGTAAAAAAATCAAATATTGACATTTTAAAGAATAAGTTACAGCAACTAATCATCAAAAAAAATATTACAGAAAAAAATCTAAACAGTAATATTTTGATATCTGAAAATAATCTTGAAAAGGCTAAAGCAAATTTAGAAAAAATTGAAAGTGATTACAAAAGATATGAAAAACTATTTAAAGAAAAAGCGATTTCCGAACAAAAATACGAAGAGATAAAGACTGCTTACAACTTATCGGTTAAAGACCAGCAAAATGCCGAAAATGCACTTAAAGTGGCCATTGAAAATAAAAAAGAAGTAGACATTATATCTGAAGAGATAAAATCTCTTGAATCGAGCCTAAAAATTGCGGAATTGGATTTAAAAATTGCTGAGAATAATAGTCAGAAAATAAAAGAATTTATCAATGAACTTAATACGTACCTTAATGACTCAAAAATATACGCACATTCAAATCTTTTGATATTAAAAAAACTTTCACAACCTTCAGAAGTAATAGCGGCTGGCCAACCGATTATCACGGCATATGAGCCGTCAAAAATATACTTCAGGGGTTATCTGCCTGAGCCATATCTTGAAAAAGTCAAAATCGGCATGGAAGGTACACTAACTATAGATAGCTTTGAAAATAAGGCCTTTAAAGGAAAGATTGTTTACATAAGTGACAAGTCAGAGTTTACTCCGAAGGAGGTGCAAACTCAGGGGGAAAGAGTTAAGCAAGTATTTTTAATCAAAGTGTTCGTTAACGACACTGAAAATATCTTAAAACCCGGAATGCCGGCTGACTTCTTACTGAACATTCAATGA
- a CDS encoding FprA family A-type flavoprotein, with amino-acid sequence MKAIQIKENIFWVGVRDPKLEVFDIVIPTKHGTTYNSYLVIGSEKKALIEANKMIFADEYVKTIEEICPIKEIDYIILNHNEPDHSGALPKILEINPNIEVIYSKTGKNFVQNIVNKEFNGRAVGDADTIDLGGKTLRFFHTPFLHWPDTMFTYLVEDEILFPCDFLGAHYCPETGIFNDEIKEKKDTQEAFKFYYNAIMRPYKEHILTAFKKIENITIKMVCPSHGPILRENIDFYINFYKEQANRYYQNNHNRQITVVYATAYGNTKLLAEQIKKGAEETGIIVKMYDAAETDASKIIDEIEISHGLLMGTATINAKAPKPIFNIFAQLVVLNVSNRKAGAFGSYGWSGEGVKMCEDILKTMRMKLPLESLKVQMTPSEEELKKAYDWGREFALKVLEGN; translated from the coding sequence ATGAAAGCGATTCAGATAAAGGAAAATATTTTTTGGGTAGGTGTCAGAGACCCGAAGCTTGAAGTATTTGATATTGTTATCCCCACTAAGCATGGTACTACTTACAATAGCTATCTTGTAATAGGGTCAGAAAAAAAGGCACTTATTGAAGCAAATAAAATGATTTTTGCAGACGAATATGTCAAAACTATTGAAGAGATTTGCCCCATCAAAGAGATAGATTACATTATATTAAATCATAACGAACCTGACCATTCGGGTGCGCTTCCTAAAATTTTGGAAATAAACCCTAATATTGAAGTAATATATTCAAAGACAGGCAAAAATTTTGTGCAAAATATTGTAAACAAAGAATTCAACGGCAGGGCTGTCGGAGATGCCGATACGATAGACTTAGGCGGTAAAACATTAAGGTTTTTTCACACCCCTTTCCTTCACTGGCCTGACACAATGTTTACATACTTGGTAGAAGATGAAATCTTATTCCCTTGTGACTTTTTGGGTGCGCATTATTGCCCTGAAACAGGTATTTTTAACGATGAAATAAAAGAAAAAAAAGATACACAAGAAGCATTTAAGTTTTATTACAATGCTATCATGAGACCCTACAAAGAACACATTTTAACGGCATTTAAAAAAATTGAAAATATTACCATAAAAATGGTTTGCCCGTCGCACGGACCGATTTTACGTGAAAATATAGATTTTTATATCAATTTTTACAAAGAGCAAGCAAACAGATATTATCAAAATAATCACAACCGACAGATAACAGTGGTTTATGCCACTGCATATGGAAATACAAAATTACTTGCCGAACAAATTAAAAAAGGTGCCGAGGAAACGGGAATAATTGTCAAAATGTATGATGCTGCCGAAACTGATGCTTCAAAAATAATAGATGAAATTGAGATTTCTCATGGTCTATTAATGGGGACGGCAACAATAAACGCCAAAGCTCCAAAACCAATTTTTAACATTTTTGCTCAGCTCGTCGTCCTTAATGTATCAAACAGAAAAGCCGGTGCTTTCGGCTCATACGGATGGAGCGGAGAAGGTGTCAAAATGTGTGAAGATATATTAAAAACCATGAGAATGAAATTACCTTTGGAATCCTTAAAAGTCCAAATGACTCCGAGTGAAGAAGAGCTAAAGAAAGCTTACGATTGGGGCAGAGAATTTGCCTTAAAAGTCTTAGAAGGAAATTAA
- a CDS encoding rubredoxin: protein MKYICTICGYIYDPAAGDPDNGVNPGTAWEDVPSDWLCPECGAPKESFEEYE from the coding sequence ATGAAGTATATTTGCACAATTTGTGGTTACATTTATGATCCGGCTGCAGGAGACCCTGATAACGGTGTTAATCCTGGTACTGCTTGGGAAGATGTTCCTTCTGACTGGCTTTGCCCGGAGTGTGGCGCACCAAAAGAAAGCTTTGAAGAATACGAATAA
- a CDS encoding bifunctional oligoribonuclease/PAP phosphatase NrnA, which yields MINEILNFVKPKRKILILTHNNPDPDTLGAAAGIKNILVKTFKKRCTIAYDGVIGRAENREMVKQCKIELHASRKLTFSRYDCIILVDTQPTAGNVYIPDKFFPDIVIDHHNFRIQTKNAKIYDVRPKYGSTSTIIGEYYKILGIELDKFTATALYYGIKTDTIGYGRSNSKIDLEMMGYILPFINLNKLAKIETPDLPRYHFKNIKKAIENSVVIEDLIFCNLDEVRNTDLIAETADVLLKIRDIKWTFVIGRVENMAYFSLRCKSSKKKVGSIALSIVKNLGTGGGHMKSAGGQIPLNGKTYSEICDTIKKRLLKKIGIKNPEEKSI from the coding sequence ATGATAAACGAAATATTAAATTTTGTTAAACCTAAAAGAAAAATTCTGATACTTACGCACAACAACCCCGACCCTGATACCCTCGGAGCTGCCGCCGGTATTAAAAATATTTTAGTTAAAACATTTAAAAAAAGGTGCACCATCGCCTATGACGGAGTAATTGGCAGAGCTGAAAACCGTGAAATGGTCAAACAGTGCAAAATTGAACTTCATGCATCAAGAAAGCTGACATTTTCAAGATATGACTGTATCATATTAGTAGATACTCAACCTACTGCCGGAAATGTCTATATCCCGGATAAATTTTTCCCTGATATTGTAATTGACCATCATAATTTCAGAATACAAACTAAAAATGCAAAGATATATGATGTAAGGCCTAAATACGGGAGCACCAGCACAATCATTGGCGAATACTACAAAATATTAGGTATAGAGCTTGATAAATTCACTGCTACTGCACTCTATTATGGAATAAAAACAGACACTATTGGCTATGGCAGAAGCAATAGCAAAATTGATTTGGAAATGATGGGGTATATATTACCATTTATTAACTTGAACAAATTAGCAAAAATTGAAACACCCGACCTTCCCCGCTACCATTTTAAAAACATAAAAAAGGCCATTGAAAATTCCGTTGTAATTGAAGATTTAATTTTTTGTAATCTGGACGAAGTAAGAAATACTGACCTAATTGCAGAAACTGCCGACGTTTTACTTAAAATAAGGGATATCAAATGGACTTTTGTAATCGGAAGAGTTGAAAATATGGCCTATTTCTCACTAAGATGCAAGTCCAGCAAGAAAAAAGTAGGCAGCATTGCTCTTTCAATTGTAAAAAATTTGGGCACCGGTGGCGGTCATATGAAATCCGCAGGTGGACAAATTCCGCTAAATGGAAAGACATATTCTGAAATTTGTGATACGATTAAGAAGAGATTATTAAAGAAAATTGGAATTAAAAACCCGGAAGAAAAATCTATTTGA
- a CDS encoding NAD(P)-dependent oxidoreductase, with the protein MKNILITGVLGHLGSKFAKLLLDNFPMYNVFGIDNEADKKYINNKELFNSYDKFDYIKGDITNTELISNILTERKSSLSTYYTNKGVDYIFNFAFNSFIADKKNLGISYIRDNISGVLNIAIEALKHWDGNYTGKRLIYISALDVFRFTEEEKCYDENSHPNPDTISGSIKLSVESILKTLNERFGIPITIIRIPFLVGGHNGIYPILPNIFSDLKNNKKVVIDFHPETTINIGHTEDILIAIESTFKDKTNFTIYNACGHNVSIKKIVDTFAEFVKTDSSKVIYEGKNKLNLCVMPDKIYNNLGWKHFTDFEITLKKVADEI; encoded by the coding sequence GTGAAAAATATACTAATAACAGGTGTATTAGGGCATTTGGGCTCTAAATTTGCGAAACTTTTACTTGATAATTTTCCAATGTATAATGTATTTGGTATAGATAACGAAGCTGATAAAAAATACATTAATAATAAAGAGTTGTTTAACAGTTACGATAAGTTCGATTATATCAAAGGTGATATTACCAACACGGAATTAATTTCAAATATTCTTACTGAGAGAAAAAGCTCCCTTTCCACATATTACACAAACAAAGGGGTAGATTATATTTTCAATTTTGCTTTTAACAGCTTTATTGCAGACAAAAAAAATCTTGGAATCTCATACATTAGGGATAATATTTCAGGTGTTTTAAACATTGCAATTGAAGCCTTAAAACATTGGGATGGTAACTACACCGGTAAGAGACTTATATATATTAGCGCTTTAGACGTATTTAGATTTACTGAAGAGGAAAAATGTTATGACGAAAACAGTCACCCAAACCCGGATACAATAAGCGGCAGCATAAAACTCTCCGTTGAATCAATTTTAAAGACTTTGAATGAAAGGTTTGGTATTCCGATAACAATCATACGTATCCCTTTTTTAGTAGGCGGACATAACGGTATTTATCCGATATTGCCAAATATCTTCTCAGATTTAAAAAACAACAAAAAAGTCGTAATAGATTTTCACCCTGAGACAACCATAAACATAGGGCATACAGAAGATATACTTATCGCAATTGAATCTACGTTTAAAGATAAAACCAACTTCACAATATATAATGCTTGTGGCCATAATGTTAGTATAAAAAAAATAGTTGACACATTCGCAGAATTTGTAAAGACTGATAGCTCAAAAGTAATATATGAAGGTAAAAACAAGCTAAATTTGTGCGTAATGCCTGATAAAATTTATAATAATTTGGGATGGAAACATTTTACAGATTTTGAAATTACTTTAAAAAAGGTTGCCGATGAGATATAA
- a CDS encoding LPS-assembly protein LptD, producing MLKYILTIVLLVASASFAEDKVNLEADKVTSIDNNTVFAVGSVLVTYKNIILTSDNLTYHKDTNTAEASGNVVFQDDYNYLTATYLKIDLTTKKGSIDNGKGFYAPHTYFNAKKIEKTGDNSFLLQNAVITSCNQENPDWYFYSRTAEIDYGEYFKSRHTTFNINDIPVLYTPYFVWPIKKKRESGFLIPDIGFKTDAGFFVTPKYFLDLGLNKDFTFGANLFSLKGPMFNTEFRYEKSSGESIYMYGEFLDDQNSKSNKTTRWRFVNKSNMYLAKNLELKFNIDYVSDFKYKEDFDEFAIKSDKFELENDENYSVNEIRLNYNLKYSNISLRYLDNMHYYKNDDGFTKNHIIRKPNTIVEKYGLRFSEIKADYFADFNKILYTNYIYNIDGSESSSKIEYDRYFAKIKLYKPFDIKIATLTPHFTQTATYWSNLNNINTLQDNDFEKSFLKVKYNGDSINRTIYSYGAKLSFNELYKNYQSFKHSIFNTFEYKVTPYLDQTGLPNLIENDVISAENYYGYTMTNYFKGNIWDMKLEINQKYNLSKSDEKFEPLYVKSSFNYKDLFSINFENSYDYYEKQSTYFKNSYRLKLSKFYFYTEYVFDDTITDYNTTLKYNVTYSANKFDLNIYEKFASDEENIKLLNLKRQELGLKGVYKSDCWSFGLLLKENYYDIIEESSINTKTERTVYLIFEFKGLGGAERKILEKK from the coding sequence TTGCTTAAATATATATTAACAATTGTCTTGCTGGTTGCCTCTGCCTCCTTTGCAGAGGATAAGGTAAATTTAGAAGCCGATAAGGTAACATCAATTGATAACAATACCGTATTTGCCGTGGGAAGTGTGCTTGTCACATATAAAAATATTATTCTTACATCCGATAATCTCACATACCACAAAGATACAAATACCGCAGAGGCAAGTGGGAATGTAGTTTTTCAAGATGATTACAACTATTTGACAGCAACTTACCTAAAGATTGATTTAACTACAAAAAAGGGTTCTATAGACAACGGAAAGGGGTTTTACGCTCCACACACCTATTTCAATGCAAAAAAAATTGAGAAAACAGGAGACAATAGTTTCCTACTCCAAAATGCCGTAATAACTTCTTGCAATCAAGAAAACCCTGACTGGTATTTTTACTCAAGAACAGCTGAAATTGATTATGGTGAATATTTTAAATCAAGACATACCACATTCAACATAAACGATATCCCTGTGCTTTATACCCCTTATTTTGTATGGCCAATAAAGAAAAAACGGGAAAGCGGCTTTTTAATACCTGATATAGGGTTTAAAACAGATGCCGGTTTTTTTGTAACACCAAAATATTTTCTGGATTTGGGTCTCAATAAGGATTTTACTTTTGGAGCAAACCTTTTCAGTTTAAAAGGTCCAATGTTTAATACTGAATTCAGATATGAAAAATCTTCCGGCGAATCAATTTACATGTATGGTGAATTTCTTGATGACCAAAACTCAAAATCAAACAAAACTACAAGATGGAGATTTGTAAACAAATCAAATATGTATTTGGCAAAAAATCTCGAACTAAAATTCAATATAGATTACGTCAGCGATTTTAAATATAAGGAAGATTTTGACGAGTTTGCCATAAAAAGTGACAAATTCGAATTGGAAAATGATGAAAACTACTCCGTAAATGAGATACGACTAAACTATAACCTTAAATATTCTAACATATCTTTAAGATACCTTGACAATATGCATTATTACAAAAACGATGATGGTTTTACTAAAAATCATATAATCAGAAAACCAAATACTATTGTTGAAAAATATGGACTGAGATTTTCTGAAATCAAAGCAGACTATTTTGCAGATTTTAATAAAATCCTCTACACAAACTACATTTACAATATTGACGGGAGCGAAAGTTCAAGCAAAATCGAATATGACAGATACTTCGCAAAAATAAAACTGTATAAACCATTTGACATAAAAATCGCCACCCTTACCCCTCATTTCACACAAACTGCCACTTATTGGAGCAACCTGAATAATATAAATACATTGCAGGATAATGACTTTGAAAAAAGCTTTTTGAAAGTAAAATATAACGGTGACAGTATCAATAGGACAATCTACTCATACGGAGCTAAGCTATCTTTTAACGAACTTTATAAAAATTATCAGAGTTTCAAACACTCTATTTTTAATACTTTTGAGTACAAGGTAACACCGTATTTGGATCAGACAGGCTTGCCAAACTTAATTGAAAACGATGTAATTAGTGCTGAAAATTATTACGGCTACACCATGACCAACTATTTTAAAGGCAATATTTGGGACATGAAGCTTGAAATCAATCAAAAATACAATCTATCAAAGTCTGATGAAAAATTTGAACCGTTGTATGTAAAGTCAAGTTTCAATTATAAAGATTTGTTCAGTATCAATTTTGAGAATAGCTATGATTATTATGAAAAACAATCCACATATTTTAAAAATAGTTACAGACTAAAATTAAGTAAATTTTACTTTTATACGGAATATGTTTTCGATGATACCATTACTGACTACAATACCACACTCAAATATAACGTAACTTATAGTGCCAATAAATTCGATTTAAATATTTATGAAAAATTTGCTTCGGATGAAGAAAATATCAAACTTTTAAACCTCAAAAGGCAGGAGCTTGGGCTAAAAGGTGTTTATAAATCTGATTGTTGGAGCTTTGGACTTTTGTTGAAAGAAAATTATTATGATATAATTGAAGAAAGCTCAATAAATACAAAAACAGAAAGGACAGTATATCTAATATTTGAATTTAAAGGGCTCGGAGGGGCGGAAAGAAAGATTTTGGAGAAGAAGTGA
- a CDS encoding acetyl-CoA carboxylase carboxyltransferase subunit beta — protein sequence MGLRDFIKEQVKKVSVIKRKTEAKDNLWAKCSSCGEISYKADIEKNFQTCPNCDFHFKASGMEKINFIIDKGSFIELDKDITSLDPLKFKDTKKYSDRIKDTMKKTGYKDAFISGIGAVNGKNIHIGAFEFSFLGGSMGSVVGEKITRLLESAIVNKNHVVTISCSGGARMQESILSLMQMAKTSAALKKLANANLAHISILTDPTTGGVTASFAMLGDVIIAEPGALIGFAGPRVIEQTIRQKLPEGFQRAEFLLEHGMVDAVLHRREWKPFISKLLDFFG from the coding sequence ATGGGACTTAGAGATTTTATAAAAGAGCAGGTAAAAAAGGTTTCCGTAATAAAAAGAAAAACTGAGGCTAAAGATAATCTTTGGGCAAAGTGCAGCTCTTGCGGTGAAATAAGTTACAAAGCAGACATTGAGAAAAACTTTCAGACTTGTCCAAACTGCGATTTTCACTTTAAAGCAAGCGGAATGGAAAAGATAAACTTTATAATTGATAAAGGTAGTTTTATTGAGCTTGACAAAGATATTACATCCCTTGACCCGTTAAAATTCAAAGATACAAAAAAATATTCTGACAGAATAAAAGACACGATGAAAAAAACAGGGTATAAAGATGCTTTTATATCAGGCATAGGTGCTGTAAACGGAAAAAATATCCATATTGGTGCATTTGAATTCTCCTTTTTAGGCGGTAGCATGGGCAGTGTCGTAGGAGAAAAAATCACAAGACTCCTGGAATCAGCCATCGTCAACAAAAATCATGTAGTAACAATAAGCTGCTCAGGTGGAGCAAGAATGCAGGAAAGTATCCTTTCATTGATGCAAATGGCTAAGACTTCCGCTGCTTTGAAAAAGTTGGCAAATGCAAATCTTGCACACATATCTATTCTCACCGACCCTACAACCGGTGGCGTTACGGCAAGCTTTGCTATGTTAGGGGATGTAATCATCGCTGAACCCGGAGCGCTTATAGGTTTTGCCGGTCCAAGAGTAATCGAGCAAACAATTAGGCAGAAGCTTCCTGAAGGTTTCCAAAGAGCTGAATTTTTACTGGAACATGGGATGGTGGATGCCGTGCTTCACAGAAGAGAGTGGAAGCCTTTTATAAGCAAACTGTTAGATTTTTTCGGCTAA
- a CDS encoding DUF134 domain-containing protein yields the protein MGRPKKHRHINCNIEGHYFKPQGIPLSELKEVELAADEIEAIRLKYVEGLEQIAGAERMGISQSTFQRILNSALTKVSTALVEGFAIKLNTK from the coding sequence ATGGGAAGGCCAAAAAAACACAGACATATAAATTGTAATATTGAAGGGCATTATTTTAAGCCTCAAGGTATACCTCTTAGTGAGCTTAAAGAGGTAGAGCTTGCTGCCGATGAGATTGAGGCTATCAGGCTTAAGTATGTGGAAGGTCTTGAGCAGATAGCCGGTGCTGAAAGGATGGGGATTTCTCAAAGTACTTTCCAGCGTATATTAAACTCTGCACTTACTAAAGTTTCTACTGCGTTGGTTGAAGGCTTTGCTATTAAGTTAAACACAAAATAA
- a CDS encoding uroporphyrinogen decarboxylase — MGFNTLILDVLEGKKVSKKPVWLMRQAGRYMPEYMAVRKKVSFLELCKTPELACEVTLQPIDILGVDSAILFSDILIPVEPMGVKLDFNPAPYISNPIESLSDAQKLRVIEPENDVPFVIDTVKLLVKELNVPLIGFSGAPFTLACYMVEGGGSKNFVKIKTLMHTEREAYNLLMDKITESTIKYLQAQIDHGCKIVQVFDTWAGIVSPRDYSELVFPYVKKIVDSLKGAHVIYFAKDSATFYNKIKELDCAGIGVDWKIELDEAAKLLDNKYVLQGNLDPVLLFTDRATLEENIDLIFDKTKNVKGHIFNLGHGILPETPVENVKFLVDYVHSKEI, encoded by the coding sequence ATGGGATTTAATACTTTGATTTTAGATGTTTTGGAAGGGAAAAAGGTTAGCAAAAAACCGGTTTGGCTTATGAGGCAAGCTGGAAGGTATATGCCTGAATATATGGCTGTCAGGAAAAAGGTCAGTTTTTTGGAATTATGCAAAACTCCCGAACTTGCTTGTGAAGTTACATTGCAGCCTATAGATATTTTAGGGGTTGATTCTGCGATATTGTTTTCAGATATATTAATTCCTGTCGAGCCTATGGGGGTAAAATTGGACTTTAATCCTGCCCCATACATAAGTAACCCGATTGAAAGTTTGAGTGATGCACAAAAATTAAGAGTCATTGAGCCTGAAAATGATGTTCCTTTTGTTATAGATACAGTGAAGCTTCTTGTGAAAGAGTTGAATGTACCTTTAATCGGTTTTTCCGGAGCCCCATTTACTCTGGCTTGTTATATGGTTGAAGGTGGCGGTTCAAAGAATTTTGTAAAAATCAAGACGTTAATGCATACGGAAAGAGAGGCCTACAATCTTTTAATGGATAAAATTACGGAATCGACTATTAAATACTTACAAGCCCAAATTGATCATGGTTGTAAAATTGTTCAGGTTTTTGATACTTGGGCAGGAATAGTTTCCCCGAGAGATTATAGTGAACTTGTATTTCCATATGTCAAAAAGATTGTCGACTCATTAAAGGGCGCTCATGTTATTTACTTTGCTAAGGACTCTGCAACATTTTACAATAAAATTAAAGAGCTTGATTGTGCTGGAATCGGTGTGGACTGGAAGATTGAGCTTGATGAGGCAGCTAAATTGCTGGACAATAAATATGTTCTTCAAGGCAATCTTGATCCGGTATTACTTTTTACGGATAGAGCAACTTTAGAAGAAAATATCGATTTAATATTCGATAAAACAAAAAATGTAAAAGGGCATATTTTTAACTTGGGGCATGGTATTTTACCTGAAACTCCGGTGGAAAATGTCAAATTTTTGGTGGATTATGTTCACAGTAAGGAAATTTAA
- the hemH gene encoding ferrochelatase, giving the protein MADAVYVMYMGGPDSIEAIEPFLYNLFTDRDIIDFKIGNFFQSKLARFIASKRSKKVAVEYEKMGGASPQLKIAKSLFSKVSEIYKSQYGKDLKVIFGMTYYKPYIEETYKELVFEEFEKVTVMTLYPQYSYTTSGVCFKRFYAQTFVNPPKSTFNIIPFWHMNKGYNDCIINSIYNTANGLNTTPEESILFFSAHSLPEYTLRKGDFYLNHLNEQIEYIESIVKPYKKILAFQSKTGPMKWLGPATDETLYSLKDEKRPVIVVPISFVSDHIETLIELDEQYIKNARELGMIVERVESLNDNEDFAEVMAKLIFES; this is encoded by the coding sequence ATGGCTGATGCCGTTTACGTTATGTATATGGGGGGACCTGATAGCATTGAGGCTATCGAGCCCTTTCTGTATAATCTTTTTACCGACAGAGATATAATTGATTTTAAGATAGGTAATTTTTTTCAATCCAAATTGGCACGATTTATCGCTTCAAAAAGGAGTAAAAAGGTTGCTGTTGAATATGAAAAAATGGGGGGAGCATCCCCTCAACTTAAAATTGCCAAAAGTCTTTTCTCGAAGGTTTCTGAAATTTATAAATCTCAATACGGCAAAGACTTAAAAGTTATTTTTGGCATGACCTACTATAAACCTTATATAGAAGAAACTTACAAAGAGCTTGTTTTTGAGGAGTTTGAAAAAGTAACAGTTATGACGCTGTATCCTCAATACTCCTATACTACGAGTGGCGTATGCTTTAAAAGGTTTTATGCACAAACTTTTGTAAATCCACCAAAGTCAACGTTCAACATTATCCCTTTTTGGCACATGAATAAGGGTTACAATGATTGTATAATCAATTCCATTTATAATACTGCAAATGGGTTGAACACCACACCGGAAGAGTCAATTCTATTTTTTTCTGCACATTCTCTACCGGAATATACATTGAGAAAAGGTGATTTCTATCTTAATCATTTAAACGAACAGATAGAATATATAGAATCTATCGTCAAACCGTATAAAAAAATACTTGCATTTCAAAGTAAGACAGGGCCTATGAAATGGTTGGGACCGGCGACGGATGAAACGTTATATTCTCTTAAGGATGAGAAAAGACCTGTAATTGTTGTGCCTATATCTTTTGTTTCTGACCATATAGAAACATTGATTGAGCTTGATGAACAGTATATTAAAAATGCCAGAGAGTTGGGGATGATTGTGGAAAGGGTTGAAAGTCTAAATGATAATGAAGATTTTGCCGAAGTTATGGCAAAATTAATCTTTGAGAGTTAA
- a CDS encoding UbiA family prenyltransferase — translation MKKFVDFLKMIKIEHSVFALPFAFTSAVIAANGLPALDKVIWIIVAMVGARTGAMGLNRVIDAEIDRKNPRTANREIPAGKIKKSEAVLYIIISFIVYEFATLMLNNLCFMLSPIPLAIFILYSYTKRFTALCHIVLGIALGLAPIGAWVAISGDINFGIVLMGIAVLFWVAGFDIIYALQDIDFDRQENLHSIPRYFGIENSLILSRVFHLIAFFVFVYLYKYFNMGYLYLTGIIICGIFMFYQHRLISKDDLSRVNIAFFNLNAYISLTVFVFTFLDVILIRG, via the coding sequence ATGAAAAAGTTTGTAGATTTCTTAAAGATGATAAAGATAGAGCACTCGGTTTTTGCGCTCCCTTTTGCATTTACTTCAGCTGTAATTGCTGCAAATGGTTTACCTGCTCTTGATAAAGTAATTTGGATAATAGTTGCAATGGTTGGAGCAAGGACTGGGGCAATGGGGCTAAACAGGGTAATTGATGCGGAGATAGATCGTAAGAATCCAAGAACAGCAAACAGAGAAATCCCCGCAGGGAAGATTAAAAAGAGTGAAGCCGTTTTATATATAATAATAAGCTTCATTGTTTATGAGTTTGCAACACTTATGCTTAATAATCTTTGTTTTATGCTTTCACCGATACCTCTTGCAATATTTATTTTATATTCATACACAAAAAGGTTTACTGCCTTGTGCCACATAGTACTTGGCATAGCTTTGGGGCTTGCCCCTATAGGTGCGTGGGTTGCGATAAGTGGGGATATAAATTTTGGGATAGTTTTAATGGGAATTGCCGTACTTTTTTGGGTTGCCGGCTTTGATATTATTTATGCCTTGCAAGATATTGATTTTGACAGGCAGGAAAATTTGCACTCGATCCCTCGTTATTTTGGTATAGAGAATTCATTAATATTGTCAAGGGTGTTTCATTTGATAGCTTTCTTTGTTTTTGTTTATCTTTATAAATATTTTAATATGGGCTATCTATATTTAACGGGAATAATCATTTGTGGAATATTTATGTTTTACCAGCATAGACTAATTAGTAAAGATGATCTGTCCAGAGTAAATATTGCTTTTTTCAATTTAAATGCCTACATTAGTCTAACGGTTTTTGTTTTTACCTTTTTGGATGTTATTTTAATTAGAGGATAA